The region TGGAACGGCTTGCAGCGAATCTCAATAAGGCCGTTGCTCCGATTGGCTATTACCGACGCTTTGAAGACATCGGCCACCTTCTTGAAGTAAAGGCCATATTAACCGCTCCGCAAATCGTCCACGCTGCATTCGTTCGTTTGACTTCCGAGAAACTGGCTGAAATCCCCAGCAAACTGGGCAAGCCGAAAGAAGGTTGGGACTATCGATACCACAACTTGAGAGGGATGGAATGCTATCCCACCGCCGAAAGCATCGTATGTGAGCGGTTGTTCCGACGCACTATTGAATTTTCGGATGATGACTTGGAACATATTATTCGAAATATTGCGTCGTTGGGAATAGTGACTACTTCAAACATCCGTTTCATCGATAAGATAGTTAAGGTGATCGAGAATCGGTTTCAAAAAGGTGCTATTCCTGCCAGCATGATCGACGCAGTCGCTCAACTAAGTAGTGGAATCAACTGCATCTCCAATGCTCCTGAACAAAAGCTGGTAGGCCGGCTTTCGCGACTTCGAGGTGATGGCTGCAAGCTGCCGATTTACCCTGGAGAAGCTTGGGCGGACATCGCTATCAAAACCTTGTCAGCCTTTTCGGATCGGGTGCGATTGAACTGGGGCGAATTGATCGCCGCTTGTTCGCTGAGTTCTGGTGCTAACCCTTCATCAGAGTGGGTCAAATCAGCGAAAGCTCACTTAAGCGCGGTTGGCTTCGAACAATTCAAACGCAATGTTTTGGTTTGGTTTCCGCTCATGGACAAACCACGCACTGTGGAACTCACCGATTGGAATCGAGATTACCAGCCCGATCCAAACCAACTTATCATCGAACCTCACTCTAAAATCCTCAAAGGCCTGGCGTGGTGTTGCGGTCTCCGCGAAGATAAGGAACTCGCGCGCGCTTTGGCTGCGCTGGCCCTCAGCACTTATCGCAAGATTCCCAAGAAAGGGCCGCGCGAAGTAAAGGTTGGCAACGCGTGTGTCACAGCGCTTGGCATGATGCCGGGCATGGAAGGCGTTGGGCAACTCGCGCTGCTCAAGGTACGGGTCAAATTCGGCACGGCGCAGAAGATGATCGAAAAAGCGCTAGAAGTGACGGCGGCGCGAGTCGGCTTGCCGCGCGAAGAACTCGAAGAAATGGCTGTGCCCGCCTACGGACTGACGGGCGTCGGGCGTTGTAACGAGACGTTCGGCGATTACGCGGCAGAGTTGACCGTGACCGGCACGAACTCAACCGCCATCACTTGGCTTAAGTCTGACGGCAAACGTCAGCAGTCAGTCCCTGCGGTGGTGAAAGCAAGGTTTGCGGATGACTTCAAGGAACTCCAAGCCGCGGTGAAGGACATCCAGCGGATGCTGCATGCACAGCGGGAGCGTATCGACAGTCTCTTCGTGCAACAAAAACGCTGGCCGTATGCCGTGTGGCGCGAGCGGTATCTCAATCATCCGCTCGTAGGCGTGCTGGCCAGGCGGCTTTTGTGGATTTTTACGAACGGGAAGAAGAATACCACTGGGATCTGGTTCAATGGCGAAGTGGTGGACATCGACCTCAAGCCGGTGAAGGAGTTGAACAGCGAAACCACAGCCACGCTCTGGCATCCCATTGGCCGCGATGTGGACGAGATCGTTCGCTGGCGGGAGTGGTTCGATGCGCAACAGATTCAGCAGCCGTTCAAGCAGGCGCATCGCGAAGTATACGTGCTCACCGACGCCGAGCGGCGCACAAACACCTACTCGAACCGTTTCGGCGCACACCTGCTCAAGCAACATCAGTTCAACGCACTGGCCGCCCTGCGCGGTTGGAAGAACAAACTGCGTCTGATGGTTGACGCCGAGTTCCCGCCCGCCACGCGGCTGCTCCCGCGATGGGGATTGCGAGCTGAGTTCTGGATTGAGGGCGCGGGGGACAATTACGGCACGGACACGAACGAGACGGGCACTTTCCTTTGGGTGGCAACGGACCAAGTACGCTTTTATTCGACGGAAACGACGCCGCGCACCGCGCACGCGAGCTATCGGCACGAAGATGGTCAGCCGCTGCCGCTCGAAGATGTCCCAGCATTGGTGTTTTCCGAGATCATGCGCGACGTGGATTTATTTGTGGGCGTGGCCAGCATCGGAAACGACCCGGCATGGACGGATGGCGGTCCTGAGGGACGTTATCGCGATTACTGGCAGAGCTATTCCTTCGGCATGTTGACCGCCACGGCGCAAACGCGCAAGGAAGTGCTGCAACGCCTCGTCCCGCGGCTCAAGATCGCTGGCCAGTGCTCCTTTGCGGATAAGTTCATGGTCGTAAAAGGTTGTCTCCGCACCTACAAAATTCACCTTGGCAGCGGGAACATTCTCATGGAGCCGAACGACCAGTATCTATGCATCGTACCGGATCGGAGCAGTCTCGCGGCGAAGGCGAGCGACAAAGTGTTCCTGCCATTTGAAGGTGACGGTATGCTGTCGGTTATTCTCAGCAAAGCGTTTCTTCTTGTCGATGATCAAAAGATAAAGGACGAGACAATTCGACGGCAAATCGTACTCAAATAGGATCGCAATCCGAAAATTCAACAACCGAAAGTCCGGCGTTGATCGTCAAGTAAGAAGGTTCAGCGAAGGGAGTCAGGAGGCCCGGTTCTCGTCCGCCGACTGAGCGGCGTTCAGGAGCAGGCTTTGCCAGGCGGTAAAAATGGAGCGTTCCACGGGCGGTGCGTCGGGGACTTCCTGAGCGCGTCCACTGCGCCAGCCAATGATCTCGCTGATCGCCGCCTCGCCTTTTGCGCTGGCCGTGCTGGCGTGGATGATTTCGCCGTTTTGAAAATGAACGCGCCCGCGTCCTCCCTTGGCCGAGGTAAAATCGATGATTTGAGTGGCGTTGTTCAGGCACTTGAGTTGAATGATGTCGAGCACGGTAAGCCGGGTGAGCGACGCCGCGAAGAACTCCGTGTTTCCCCGCGTTTGTGCCGCCAGCGCGGCGCGGCAATCGCGCGCCAGCGCGGCCACCGTCATGTAATGGACCGGCTTTTCCATGAAGCGCAGCACGCCGTACGCTTCGGCCTGATCACGGTATTCCGGCAATGGTTGCGCGGTCATGATCACCACGCTCGCGGACGGATTCTTGTTGGAGATGTC is a window of Candidatus Angelobacter sp. DNA encoding:
- a CDS encoding DUF4132 domain-containing protein, which encodes MDKPRTVELTDWNRDYQPDPNQLIIEPHSKILKGLAWCCGLREDKELARALAALALSTYRKIPKKGPREVKVGNACVTALGMMPGMEGVGQLALLKVRVKFGTAQKMIEKALEVTAARVGLPREELEEMAVPAYGLTGVGRCNETFGDYAAELTVTGTNSTAITWLKSDGKRQQSVPAVVKARFADDFKELQAAVKDIQRMLHAQRERIDSLFVQQKRWPYAVWRERYLNHPLVGVLARRLLWIFTNGKKNTTGIWFNGEVVDIDLKPVKELNSETTATLWHPIGRDVDEIVRWREWFDAQQIQQPFKQAHREVYVLTDAERRTNTYSNRFGAHLLKQHQFNALAALRGWKNKLRLMVDAEFPPATRLLPRWGLRAEFWIEGAGDNYGTDTNETGTFLWVATDQVRFYSTETTPRTAHASYRHEDGQPLPLEDVPALVFSEIMRDVDLFVGVASIGNDPAWTDGGPEGRYRDYWQSYSFGMLTATAQTRKEVLQRLVPRLKIAGQCSFADKFMVVKGCLRTYKIHLGSGNILMEPNDQYLCIVPDRSSLAAKASDKVFLPFEGDGMLSVILSKAFLLVDDQKIKDETIRRQIVLK
- a CDS encoding response regulator, whose translation is MKKFYLMVLEDDPVTSIALAKTLHLAMPDELVLTARTVAEARLLLEEYDVDFFVLDVNLPDGSGIDFIADISNKNPSASVVIMTAQPLPEYRDQAEAYGVLRFMEKPVHYMTVAALARDCRAALAAQTRGNTEFFAASLTRLTVLDIIQLKCLNNATQIIDFTSAKGGRGRVHFQNGEIIHASTASAKGEAAISEIIGWRSGRAQEVPDAPPVERSIFTAWQSLLLNAAQSADENRAS